Proteins encoded within one genomic window of Brassica rapa cultivar Chiifu-401-42 chromosome A09, CAAS_Brap_v3.01, whole genome shotgun sequence:
- the LOC103839953 gene encoding uncharacterized protein LOC103839953, translating to MKSGTLKVEKQSPFAIKKLLRVRDLAYPWIKIKIRDGRSTRFWTDNWSSFGNIRELLRLPSSSALGIRPTSTLHDIHRNGVWLIPAPRSDVQVEFHAFLTTITLNTDEDRYEWCPNGSATPVFSTGGIYRLIKHHQPLVPWNKVVWSPSFLTWLVVLNRCPTKDRILSLGLQTNSICILCNLADETRDHLFFDWNFSSMIWEALARKARCSPISTCPQLLQYLQQRSCPKPERILGLLTWQVAMYYTWTERNSRLHRQCYRSSNSITVSAAAMIRNKISSFRDSNPRLASAMFQLWVSS from the exons atgaaaagtggtactttGAAAGTG GAGAAGCAAAGCCCCTTTGCAATTAAAAAACTATTGAGAGTTAGAGATCTTGCTTACCCATGGATAAAGATCAAGATAAGAGACGGGCGTTCGACAAGGTTCTGGACCGACAACTGGAGCAGCTTTGGTAACATCAGAGAACTTCTTAGGCTCCCCTCCTCCTCGGCACTAGGCATCAGACCTACCTCAACTCTTCATGACATTCATCGGAATGGTGTTTGGCTCATACCGGCACCACGATCTGATGTGCAGGTAGAATTTCATGCCTTCTTAACAACCATCACACTCAACACTGACGAGGACAGGTATGAATGGTGTCCCAACGGCTCAGCTACCCCAGTCTTCTCCACTGGTGGGATTTATCGACTCATAAAGCACCACCAACCTCTGGTCCCTTGGAACAAGGTAGTCTGGAGCCCTAGCTTCCTCACTTGGTTAGTAGTTCTGAACAGATGCCCTACAAAAGATAGAATCCTATCTTTGGGGCTTCAAACTAACTCTATATGCATCCTTTGCAACCTTGCGGATGAGACAAGAGATCACTTGTTCTTTGATTGGAATTTCTCCTCAATGATCTGGGAAGCACTAGCAAGGAAAGCTCGATGCAGTCCGATCAGCACCTGTCCCCAGCTACTTCAGTACTTGCAACAGCGATCATGCCCAAAACCTGAGCGAATCCTTGGTCTCTTAACATGGCAAGTAGCGATGTACTACACTTGGACTGAAAGAAACAGCCGGCTTCACAGACAATGCTACCGCTCTTCGAACTCTATCACGGTCTCGGCGGCGGCAATGATCAGAAACAAAATCTCCAGCTTCAGGGACTCtaacccaagactcgcttcggcgatGTTCCAACTATGGGTTAGCAGCTAG
- the LOC103839872 gene encoding crossover junction endonuclease MUS81 isoform X1: protein MDEERRVVCRENQGLADHVLMKKREYADKPKGLSENLERTFLKAYRNVCDSKDPITTLKDLSHIKGFGKWMLKMTKGYFDNGAETSEQEDSAGNKGKGRKRYTPQRNSVAYALLITLHRETANGKEFMRKAELIDAAEASGLSHAPVGPEKGKGKAGLGNSKREWYSGWSCMTTLIHKGLVVKSSNPAKYMLTDEGREVANDCITRSGLPTLDILSDDDNETANENFISSCTIREQQTAIPSDILEKFTPFGYSKEQVVAAFREVSDGSQDKDPSTLWLSVMCHLRQAEVYNPCPDSRNRRKDSAGPSRPQNCQVDLEGTHAKKSRSSNDGYTLKPSDPLQACSSSLRSDTNIRGLPPLTFGEAFEEAYQVILILDDREQFATKGSRSRKIVDYICSEFKIKIEVRRLPVGDCIWIARHKCLGTEYVLDFIVERKNIDDLRSSIRDNRYRDQKLRLQRSGFKKLIYVVEGDPNQSDAAESIKTACFTTEILEGFDVLRTSGLGETLRKYGHLTKSIHQYYKSLVNDDDGQNKAAAYPCFDRFVKRCQDLDKMTISDVFAIQLMQVPQVTEEIAIAVLDMYPTLVSLASAYSQLDGNVSAQEEMLRNRSNNVISATASKNIFKLVWAE from the exons ATGGATGAGGAGAGAAGGGTGGTGTGTCGAGAGAACCAAGGATTAGCGGATCACGTGTTGATGAAGAAGCGAGAGTACGCAGATAAGCCCAAGGGTCTGTCCGAGAACCTGGAGAGGACATTTCTCAAGGCGTATCGAAATGTGTGCGACTCCAAGGATCCCATTACCACACTCAAAGACTTATCCCACATAAA GGGCTTTGGCAAGTGGATGCTTAAGATGACGAAAGGATATTTTGATAATGGAGCTGAAACTTCTGAACAAGAAGACTCTGCTG GGAACAAGGGTAAGGGAAGAAAACGCTACACTCCGCAAAGAAACTCTGTGGCTTATGCATTACTAATAACGTTGCACAG AGAGACTGCGAATGGGAAGGAGTTCATGCGCAAAGCAGAGCTTATTGATGCTGCTGAAGCTAGTGGCCTCTCACACGCTCCTGTTGG TCCAGAGAAAGGAAAAGGGAAAGCAGGACTTGGAAACTCTAAGAGGGAGTGGTATAGTGGATGGAGCTGCATGACTACTCTTATACATAAGGGTTTAGTGGTCAAATCTAGCAACCCTGCAAA GTACATGCTGACAGATGAAGGTCGGGAAGTAGCAAATGATTGTATCACACGATCTGGATTACCTACACTTGACATCTTATCAGATGATGATAATGAAACAGCTAATGAAAATTTCATCTCCTCTTGTACCATTAGAGAACAACAAACAGCCATTCCTAGTGATATTCTTGAAAAG TTTACACCGTTTGGGTATTCTAAGGAACAAGTCGTTGCTGCATTCAGAGAAGTTTCAGATGGATCTCAGGACAAAGATCCATCAACTCTCTGGTTATCTGTAATGTGCCATCTTCGTCAAGCAGAAGTTTATAACCCCTGTCCGGACTCTCGAAACAGAAGGAAAGATTCAGCAGGACCTTCTAGACCGCAAAATT GTCAAGTTGATCTGGAGGGAACTCATGCTAAGAAGTCCCGCTCTAGCAATGATGGATACACCTTAAAACCATCTGATCCATTGCAAGCCTGCTCATCTTCT TTGCGTTCAGATACTAATATCCGAGGCCTTCCTCCTCTTACATTTGGAGAAGCATTTGAGGAAGCTTATCAAGTGATCTTGATACTCGATGACCGGGAACAGTTTGCCACTAAGGG ATCACGATCCAGGAAAATAGTTGATTACATATGCTCTGAATTCAAGATCAAGATTGAG GTTAGAAGATTACCAGTAGGGGACTGTATCTGGATCGCTAGGCACAAGTGCCTTGGGACTGAGTATGTTCTGGACTTCATtgttgagaggaagaacattGATGATTTACGCTCCTCAATCAGAGACAATCGCTACAGAGACCAAAAGCTTAGACTTCAG AGATCTGGATTCAAGAAGCTGATATACGTCGTGGAAGGGGATCCAAACCAGTCTGATGCAGCAGAAAGCATCAAAACAGC TTGTTTCACAACGGAGATTCTGGAGGGGTTTGATGTGTTGAGGACAAGCGGGCTTGGTGAGACGCTGAGAAAATACGGCCATCTCACTAAATCAATACACCAGTACTACAAGTCGCTGGTGAATGATGATGATGGCCAGAACAAAGCGGCGGCGTATCCTTGTTTTGATCGTTTTGTGAAAAGGTGTCAAGATCTTGATAAAATGACGATCAGCGATGTGTTTGCCATTCAGCTTATGCAG GTTCCGCAGGTAACTGAGGAAATAGCCATAGCTGTTCTTGACATGTACCCAACACTTGTATCTCTTGCTTCTGCCTATTCTCAACTA GACGGGAATGTTTCAGCACAAGAAGAGATGTTGAGAAACAGGAGCAACAATGTGATTTCTGCAACTGCTAGTAAGAATATATTCAAGTTAGTTTGGGCTGAGTGA
- the LOC103839872 gene encoding crossover junction endonuclease MUS81 isoform X2, whose product MDEERRVVCRENQGLADHVLMKKREYADKPKGLSENLERTFLKAYRNVCDSKDPITTLKDLSHIKGFGKWMLKMTKGYFDNGAETSEQEDSAGNKGKGRKRYTPQRNSVAYALLITLHRETANGKEFMRKAELIDAAEASGLSHAPVGPEKGKGKAGLGNSKREWYSGWSCMTTLIHKGLVVKSSNPAKYMLTDEGREVANDCITRSGLPTLDILSDDDNETANENFISSCTIREQQTAIPSDILEKFTPFGYSKEQVVAAFREVSDGSQDKDPSTLWLSVMCHLRQAEVYNPCPDSRNRRKDSAGPSRPQNCQVDLEGTHAKKSRSSNDGYTLKPSDPLQACSSSLRSDTNIRGLPPLTFGEAFEEAYQVILILDDREQFATKGSRSRKIVDYICSEFKIKIEVRRLPVGDCIWIARHKCLGTEYVLDFIVERKNIDDLRSSIRDNRYRDQKLRLQRSGFKKLIYVVEGDPNQSDAAESIKTACFTTEILEGFDVLRTSGLGETLRKYGHLTKSIHQYYKSLVNDDDGQNKAAAYPCFDRFVKRCQDLDKMTISDVFAIQLMQVPQVTEEIAIAVLDMYPTLVSLASAYSQLKTINLCF is encoded by the exons ATGGATGAGGAGAGAAGGGTGGTGTGTCGAGAGAACCAAGGATTAGCGGATCACGTGTTGATGAAGAAGCGAGAGTACGCAGATAAGCCCAAGGGTCTGTCCGAGAACCTGGAGAGGACATTTCTCAAGGCGTATCGAAATGTGTGCGACTCCAAGGATCCCATTACCACACTCAAAGACTTATCCCACATAAA GGGCTTTGGCAAGTGGATGCTTAAGATGACGAAAGGATATTTTGATAATGGAGCTGAAACTTCTGAACAAGAAGACTCTGCTG GGAACAAGGGTAAGGGAAGAAAACGCTACACTCCGCAAAGAAACTCTGTGGCTTATGCATTACTAATAACGTTGCACAG AGAGACTGCGAATGGGAAGGAGTTCATGCGCAAAGCAGAGCTTATTGATGCTGCTGAAGCTAGTGGCCTCTCACACGCTCCTGTTGG TCCAGAGAAAGGAAAAGGGAAAGCAGGACTTGGAAACTCTAAGAGGGAGTGGTATAGTGGATGGAGCTGCATGACTACTCTTATACATAAGGGTTTAGTGGTCAAATCTAGCAACCCTGCAAA GTACATGCTGACAGATGAAGGTCGGGAAGTAGCAAATGATTGTATCACACGATCTGGATTACCTACACTTGACATCTTATCAGATGATGATAATGAAACAGCTAATGAAAATTTCATCTCCTCTTGTACCATTAGAGAACAACAAACAGCCATTCCTAGTGATATTCTTGAAAAG TTTACACCGTTTGGGTATTCTAAGGAACAAGTCGTTGCTGCATTCAGAGAAGTTTCAGATGGATCTCAGGACAAAGATCCATCAACTCTCTGGTTATCTGTAATGTGCCATCTTCGTCAAGCAGAAGTTTATAACCCCTGTCCGGACTCTCGAAACAGAAGGAAAGATTCAGCAGGACCTTCTAGACCGCAAAATT GTCAAGTTGATCTGGAGGGAACTCATGCTAAGAAGTCCCGCTCTAGCAATGATGGATACACCTTAAAACCATCTGATCCATTGCAAGCCTGCTCATCTTCT TTGCGTTCAGATACTAATATCCGAGGCCTTCCTCCTCTTACATTTGGAGAAGCATTTGAGGAAGCTTATCAAGTGATCTTGATACTCGATGACCGGGAACAGTTTGCCACTAAGGG ATCACGATCCAGGAAAATAGTTGATTACATATGCTCTGAATTCAAGATCAAGATTGAG GTTAGAAGATTACCAGTAGGGGACTGTATCTGGATCGCTAGGCACAAGTGCCTTGGGACTGAGTATGTTCTGGACTTCATtgttgagaggaagaacattGATGATTTACGCTCCTCAATCAGAGACAATCGCTACAGAGACCAAAAGCTTAGACTTCAG AGATCTGGATTCAAGAAGCTGATATACGTCGTGGAAGGGGATCCAAACCAGTCTGATGCAGCAGAAAGCATCAAAACAGC TTGTTTCACAACGGAGATTCTGGAGGGGTTTGATGTGTTGAGGACAAGCGGGCTTGGTGAGACGCTGAGAAAATACGGCCATCTCACTAAATCAATACACCAGTACTACAAGTCGCTGGTGAATGATGATGATGGCCAGAACAAAGCGGCGGCGTATCCTTGTTTTGATCGTTTTGTGAAAAGGTGTCAAGATCTTGATAAAATGACGATCAGCGATGTGTTTGCCATTCAGCTTATGCAG GTTCCGCAGGTAACTGAGGAAATAGCCATAGCTGTTCTTGACATGTACCCAACACTTGTATCTCTTGCTTCTGCCTATTCTCAACTA AAAACAATCAATCTGTGTTTTTGA
- the LOC103839954 gene encoding putative B3 domain-containing protein At4g12617 yields MERKNNKTSKASSKRKNNEIFNPVSQWNIIITLTASDTDSSNTITIPKELVEAKIFPLWGSKRCKGLLKPDSFEMVHLYEHHSKVTTGVAMKKDEHGNFKLYGLPSVLGGRPFKTGDVIGFWWDKYWGRLNFELLVIA; encoded by the coding sequence ATGGAAAGGAAAAATAACAAGACGTCCAAAGCCAGttcaaaaaggaaaaataacgAGATTTTCAATCCAGTCAGCCAGTGGAACATAATTATAACGTTGACAGCATCAGACACAGATTCGAGCAATACAATAACGATCCCCAAAGAGTTAGTAGAAGCCAAGATCTTTCCTCTGTGGGGTAGCAAACGTTGCAAAGGATTGCTAAAACCTGACTCGTTCGAGATGGTACATCTCTATGAGCACCATTCTAAAGTTACAACGGGTGTGGCAATGAAGAAAGATGAACATGGAAACTTCAAGCTATATGGATTGCCTTCCGTTCTTGGGGGAAGACCTTTCAAGACGGGTGATGTTATTGGGTTTTGGTGGGATAAATATTGGGGTAGGCTTAATTTCGAACTACTCGTGATTGCTTAG